A region from the Priestia filamentosa genome encodes:
- a CDS encoding YlaN family protein, with protein sequence MTPEVAVDHRERAYALLKADAEKILKLIQVQMDNLTMPQCPLYEEVLDTQMFGLSREIDFAVRLHLIEEDKGKQLLDRLERELSALHEAFTKK encoded by the coding sequence TTGACGCCTGAGGTTGCAGTAGATCATCGTGAAAGAGCATACGCACTGCTAAAGGCGGATGCGGAGAAGATTTTGAAGCTTATTCAAGTTCAAATGGATAACTTAACAATGCCGCAATGTCCTCTTTATGAAGAGGTTTTAGATACACAAATGTTCGGCTTATCACGTGAAATTGACTTTGCGGTAAGACTTCATCTTATCGAGGAAGATAAGGGGAAGCAACTATTAGATCGCCTAGAACGTGAACTATCAGCCCTACATGAAGCCTTTACAAAAAAATAA
- a CDS encoding FtsW/RodA/SpoVE family cell cycle protein, with protein MFKKMFRNYDYSIIIALVLLCSIGLVMVYSASVITAVSRYDFAPDHFYQRQKLSLIIGALVFFVTMIVPYQLYARFIKGILALVVVGLFLVSLFGHVSNNAASWLRFGGLSIQPSEFVKLAIVLYLAMVLEKRQPYLNDFKRAFTGPVLIVIFLTGLIAVQPDFGTAMIVLGIAAAVLLCSGINKYTFRKFLALGVGCILVILPIAWMTGYISPTRIARVTTMLDPFKDASGEGFQLVNAYIAMGSGGFFGAGLGQSVQKYGYLPESHTDAIIAIIAEELGFVGVATVLFLLAFIIIKTLLLAKKCQDVYGSLICIGIATTIGIQAFFNLGGITGVIPLTGVPLPFVSYGGTSILLLLASMGIVVNISMFTNYRSKKAEGEESPLRAVDSKEESSF; from the coding sequence ATGTTTAAAAAGATGTTTCGAAACTATGACTATTCAATTATTATTGCGCTTGTTCTTCTGTGCTCAATTGGCCTTGTAATGGTTTACAGTGCAAGCGTGATTACGGCTGTTTCAAGATATGATTTTGCACCAGATCACTTCTATCAAAGGCAGAAACTCTCGTTGATTATTGGAGCGCTCGTGTTTTTTGTGACGATGATTGTTCCATATCAGCTTTATGCTCGCTTTATTAAAGGAATATTAGCGCTCGTCGTTGTTGGACTCTTTCTCGTGAGTTTATTTGGACATGTTTCGAACAATGCCGCAAGTTGGCTACGTTTTGGGGGCTTGAGTATTCAGCCTTCTGAATTTGTAAAACTCGCCATTGTTCTCTATTTGGCAATGGTGCTTGAAAAACGTCAGCCATATCTTAATGATTTTAAAAGAGCATTTACAGGACCGGTTTTAATCGTTATATTCTTAACTGGATTAATTGCTGTTCAACCAGATTTTGGAACAGCCATGATTGTATTAGGGATTGCTGCCGCTGTTCTTCTTTGTTCAGGTATTAATAAGTACACATTTAGAAAGTTTTTGGCTCTAGGGGTTGGGTGTATTCTTGTTATCCTGCCAATAGCTTGGATGACAGGGTATATCTCACCAACAAGAATTGCCCGTGTTACAACAATGTTAGATCCATTCAAAGATGCATCAGGAGAAGGATTTCAGCTTGTTAATGCATATATAGCGATGGGCTCTGGAGGATTTTTTGGAGCTGGTCTTGGTCAAAGTGTGCAAAAGTACGGCTATCTCCCAGAATCACATACAGATGCCATTATTGCGATTATTGCAGAGGAATTAGGATTTGTTGGTGTAGCTACAGTCTTATTTCTCCTTGCATTTATTATTATTAAAACATTGCTGCTTGCTAAAAAATGTCAAGATGTATATGGAAGTTTAATTTGTATTGGAATTGCCACAACAATTGGAATTCAAGCCTTTTTCAATTTAGGTGGAATTACAGGTGTTATTCCCCTTACAGGTGTTCCACTTCCTTTTGTAAGCTACGGAGGAACCTCAATTTTACTTTTACTAGCCTCAATGGGAATTGTTGTTAATATATCTATGTTTACAAATTATCGAAGTAAGAAAGCAGAAGGAGAAGAATCCCCTTTGAGAGCTGTAGATTCAAAGGAAGAGAGCTCTTTTTGA
- the pyc gene encoding pyruvate carboxylase, with product MSTVTKNIGKVLVANRGEIAIRIFRACTELNIRTVAIYSKEDTGSFHRYKADEAYLVGEGKKPIDAYLDIENIIEIAKEHNVDAIHPGYGFLSENIQFARRCEEEGLTFIGPKSKHLDMFGDKVKARHQAVSAGIPVIPGTDGPVSSLSEVEEFGEKYDYPLMIKASLGGGGRGMRIVRSHSGLKEAYERAKSEAKAAFGNDEVYVEKCIENPKHIEVQILGDHDGNIVHLYERDCSIQRRHQKVVEVAPSLSLGEDLRQRICDAAVKLAKNIQYINAGTVEFLVAGDEFYFIEVNPRVQVEHTITEMITGVDIVQSQILIADGYSLHENAIGIPLQEDIKTNGYAIQSRVTTEDPQNNFMPDTGKIMAYRSSGGFGVRLDTGNSFQGAVITPYYDSLLVKVTTWALTFEQAAAKMVRNLKEFRIRGIKTNIAFLENVVKHEKFLKGDYDTSFIDASPELFVFPKRKDRGTKMLSYIGNVTINGFPGIGTNKKPVFEKPRVPKISSSEPFVDGTKQILDKEGAEGLVDWVKQRKEVLLTDTTFRDGHQSLLATRVRTHDLKKIAEPTSRLLPELFSMEMWGGATFDVAYRFLKEDPWNRLIELRKQAPNVLFQMLLRASNAVGYKNYPDNVIKEFVEKSAQAGIDVFRIFDSLNWVDGMRLAIDSVRDTGKIAEAAICYTGDISDPTRRKYNLNYYTDLAKELQESGAHILGIKDMAGLLKPQSAYELVSALKDKIDIPIHLHTHDTSGNGIFTYAKAIEAGVDIVDVAVSSMSGLTSQPSASTLYYALEGTDRKPGVAVENLEKLGHYWEDVRKYYSAFESGMNAPHTEVYVHEMPGGQYSNLQQQAKGVGLGERWDEVKAMYARVNEMFGDIVKVTPSSKIVGDMALYMVQNNLTEDDVYDRGETLDFPDSVVEFFEGYLGQPHGGFPKELQRIILKGREPITVRPGELLKPADFKEIRDTLFHKLNRPVTSFDVIASALYPKVFLDYQKTLEQFGDMSVLDTPTFLYGMRLGEEIEVEIERGKTLIVKLVSIGEPAADGTRVVYFELNGQSREVVIKDESIKSTVAVKVKADRQNQNHIGASMPGTVVKVLVEKGEKVSKGDHLMITESMKMETTVQAPFDGVITEIYAKNGEGISTGDLLAEIQK from the coding sequence ATGAGCACAGTAACAAAAAATATTGGGAAAGTTTTAGTTGCAAACAGAGGAGAAATTGCAATTCGAATTTTTCGTGCTTGTACAGAGCTGAACATTCGAACGGTTGCAATTTATTCGAAAGAGGATACAGGATCCTTCCACAGATATAAAGCAGATGAAGCATATTTGGTTGGTGAGGGGAAAAAACCAATTGATGCATATCTTGATATCGAAAATATTATTGAAATTGCTAAAGAACATAACGTCGATGCCATTCACCCAGGGTATGGTTTCTTATCAGAAAATATCCAATTTGCAAGGCGCTGTGAAGAAGAAGGATTAACTTTTATTGGACCAAAAAGTAAACATTTAGATATGTTTGGAGATAAAGTAAAAGCTCGTCACCAAGCAGTAAGCGCTGGGATTCCTGTTATCCCAGGTACAGATGGTCCTGTTTCGTCACTAAGTGAAGTTGAAGAATTCGGTGAAAAATATGACTACCCATTGATGATTAAAGCATCTCTAGGCGGCGGTGGCCGTGGAATGAGAATTGTCCGCAGTCATTCTGGACTAAAGGAAGCTTATGAGCGAGCAAAATCTGAAGCAAAAGCAGCATTTGGAAACGATGAAGTATATGTTGAGAAATGTATTGAAAATCCAAAGCATATTGAAGTACAAATTCTTGGAGATCATGATGGAAATATCGTTCACTTATATGAGCGTGATTGCTCTATTCAGCGTCGCCATCAGAAAGTAGTGGAAGTTGCGCCAAGTTTATCGCTTGGTGAAGATCTTCGCCAAAGAATTTGTGACGCAGCAGTTAAGCTGGCAAAAAACATCCAGTACATAAACGCTGGAACTGTTGAGTTTCTCGTAGCTGGAGACGAATTCTACTTCATTGAAGTAAATCCACGTGTACAAGTAGAGCATACAATTACAGAGATGATTACAGGGGTCGATATTGTACAATCTCAAATTCTAATTGCTGATGGCTATTCTTTACATGAAAATGCGATTGGAATACCATTACAAGAAGATATTAAAACAAACGGTTATGCAATTCAATCTCGTGTAACAACAGAAGATCCACAAAACAATTTTATGCCTGATACAGGTAAAATTATGGCCTATCGTTCAAGCGGTGGTTTTGGAGTTCGTTTAGATACAGGAAACAGTTTTCAAGGAGCCGTTATCACACCGTACTATGATTCGCTTCTTGTAAAAGTAACAACATGGGCTTTAACTTTTGAACAAGCTGCAGCTAAAATGGTGCGAAATTTAAAAGAATTCCGAATCCGTGGAATTAAAACAAACATTGCCTTTTTAGAAAATGTTGTAAAGCATGAAAAGTTTTTAAAAGGAGATTATGATACGTCGTTTATTGATGCTTCTCCAGAGCTTTTTGTCTTTCCTAAGCGAAAAGACCGTGGAACGAAAATGCTCTCTTATATCGGAAATGTCACAATTAACGGCTTTCCTGGAATTGGAACGAATAAAAAACCGGTTTTTGAGAAGCCACGTGTTCCAAAGATTTCAAGCAGTGAGCCATTTGTAGACGGAACTAAACAAATTTTAGATAAAGAAGGCGCAGAAGGTCTTGTAGATTGGGTAAAACAACGAAAAGAAGTTCTTCTTACAGATACAACGTTCAGAGACGGTCATCAATCATTGCTAGCAACGCGCGTGCGTACACATGATTTGAAAAAAATTGCAGAACCAACGTCGCGTTTACTTCCTGAACTATTTTCAATGGAAATGTGGGGAGGCGCTACATTTGATGTTGCTTACCGCTTCCTTAAGGAAGATCCATGGAATCGCTTAATTGAACTTCGTAAGCAAGCGCCAAACGTACTATTTCAAATGCTTCTACGCGCATCAAATGCGGTTGGTTACAAAAACTACCCTGACAATGTTATTAAAGAGTTCGTGGAAAAGTCAGCACAAGCAGGTATTGATGTTTTCCGTATTTTTGATAGCTTGAACTGGGTTGATGGTATGCGTCTTGCAATCGACTCTGTTCGTGATACAGGTAAGATTGCAGAAGCGGCAATATGCTACACAGGAGACATTTCAGACCCAACTCGCCGTAAATATAACCTAAACTACTACACAGACTTAGCAAAAGAGCTACAGGAATCAGGAGCCCATATTCTAGGCATTAAAGATATGGCAGGGTTATTGAAGCCTCAATCAGCATATGAACTTGTATCAGCTTTAAAAGATAAAATTGATATTCCAATTCACTTACACACGCATGATACAAGCGGAAATGGAATCTTCACATATGCGAAAGCTATTGAAGCAGGAGTCGATATTGTCGATGTAGCAGTAAGTTCAATGTCTGGTTTAACTTCACAGCCTAGTGCAAGCACGCTTTACTATGCGCTTGAAGGAACGGACAGAAAGCCTGGAGTAGCTGTTGAGAACCTTGAGAAGCTTGGACACTATTGGGAAGATGTTCGTAAGTATTACAGCGCATTTGAAAGTGGAATGAATGCTCCGCATACAGAAGTGTACGTTCATGAAATGCCTGGTGGACAATATAGCAATCTGCAGCAGCAAGCAAAAGGCGTTGGGCTTGGTGAGCGCTGGGATGAAGTGAAAGCTATGTATGCGCGCGTAAACGAGATGTTTGGAGATATCGTGAAAGTAACGCCTTCTTCAAAAATTGTAGGGGATATGGCACTTTATATGGTGCAAAATAACTTAACAGAAGATGATGTATATGACAGAGGAGAAACGCTTGATTTTCCTGATTCTGTTGTTGAGTTTTTTGAAGGTTATCTTGGTCAGCCTCATGGTGGTTTCCCAAAAGAGCTTCAGCGCATCATTCTTAAAGGGCGTGAGCCAATCACAGTTCGTCCTGGTGAGCTGTTAAAACCAGCTGATTTTAAAGAGATTCGCGATACCTTATTCCATAAGCTTAACAGACCTGTAACAAGCTTTGATGTTATCGCATCTGCTCTATATCCAAAAGTATTTCTAGATTATCAAAAAACGCTTGAACAGTTTGGGGATATGTCTGTATTAGATACGCCAACATTCCTTTATGGCATGCGTTTAGGCGAAGAAATTGAAGTAGAAATTGAGCGTGGTAAAACACTTATTGTTAAGCTTGTATCAATTGGAGAGCCTGCAGCAGACGGAACGAGAGTCGTTTATTTTGAGCTTAACGGTCAGTCTCGTGAAGTTGTGATAAAAGATGAGAGTATTAAATCAACTGTTGCTGTTAAGGTTAAAGCAGATAGACAAAATCAGAATCATATTGGTGCTTCAATGCCAGGTACAGTTGTGAAAGTCCTTGTTGAAAAAGGAGAGAAAGTCTCAAAAGGTGATCATTTAATGATTACAGAGTCAATGAAGATGGAAACAACAGTACAAGCTCCGTTTGATGGTGTCATTACAGAGATTTATGCTAAAAACGGTGAAGGAATTAGCACGGGTGACTTATTAGCGGAAATTCAAAAATAA
- a CDS encoding COX15/CtaA family protein → MQRGLKVLSVITTLAMLFILLGGALVTKTGSGMGCGRSWPLCHGELIPSNITPELIIELAHRVVTGVGGFIVLALCIWSWIAIGHIRETKFLSIMSLVFLVLQALLGAGAVVWGQSDIIMALHFGVSLVSFASVLLLTLLIFEVDKKLDADNVSIRKPMRGFIYGTLAYSFIVVYSGAFVRHTESSLACPDVPFCYGTNMPTQFNEWVQMAHRMAAGLIFVLILIAFIHAAKHYKDQKNIYYGWLASLVLVCLQALSGVLVVYTKLSLFFSLSHSLFISCLFGVLSYLVMVASRDKKKKRI, encoded by the coding sequence TTGCAACGCGGTTTAAAAGTATTATCTGTTATTACAACACTTGCGATGTTGTTTATTTTATTAGGTGGGGCACTCGTAACAAAGACCGGATCTGGCATGGGCTGTGGACGTTCTTGGCCACTTTGCCACGGAGAGCTTATTCCAAGTAATATTACTCCTGAGCTTATCATTGAGCTTGCTCACCGTGTAGTAACAGGAGTCGGCGGTTTTATCGTCCTAGCTTTATGTATTTGGTCATGGATTGCAATTGGACATATTCGTGAAACGAAGTTCTTATCAATCATGTCTCTTGTGTTCCTTGTTCTACAAGCGCTTCTTGGAGCAGGAGCAGTAGTTTGGGGACAATCAGATATCATTATGGCTTTACACTTTGGTGTTTCTCTTGTTTCATTTGCTTCTGTTCTTCTTCTTACTCTATTAATCTTTGAAGTGGATAAAAAACTTGATGCTGATAACGTATCTATCCGCAAACCAATGAGAGGATTTATTTATGGAACACTAGCCTATAGTTTTATTGTTGTATATTCAGGAGCGTTCGTTCGTCATACAGAGTCAAGTCTTGCTTGCCCTGATGTACCATTCTGCTATGGGACGAATATGCCAACACAATTTAATGAATGGGTTCAAATGGCTCACAGAATGGCTGCTGGTCTTATTTTTGTTCTTATTTTGATCGCTTTCATTCATGCTGCGAAACATTATAAAGATCAAAAGAACATTTATTATGGATGGTTAGCATCTCTTGTGCTTGTTTGCCTGCAGGCATTGTCAGGAGTGCTTGTTGTCTACACAAAACTAAGTCTTTTCTTCTCCCTTTCACATTCATTATTTATTAGCTGTCTATTCGGTGTTCTAAGTTATTTAGTAATGGTAGCAAGTCGAGATAAAAAGAAAAAACGTATATAA
- the cyoE gene encoding heme o synthase, with translation MDYSTESVSLPPQNPEIKTTVWQEFLTVIKIGIVNSSMLTTFTGFWLSLKFNEKPFTEHLDLAFFTLVGSAFIIAGSCSLNNYIDRDIDPLMKSKQKRPTVTGRFQPLTVLLIGLGLTATGLFMLLAAQVIAALVGVVGIFTYIFFYTMWSKRRYTTNTIIGSISGAVPPLIGWGAVDPTLSLEAWILFLILFIWQPPHFFALAILRAEEYRAAKVPMLPVVYGNRLTKRQMIVWITCLIPLPFYLYELGITFVVIASILTIGWLLIGVSLYWKLKTEKWARIMFVYSVNYVTFLFISMILASFFT, from the coding sequence ATGGATTATTCCACAGAATCCGTATCATTGCCACCGCAGAATCCAGAAATTAAAACAACAGTTTGGCAAGAGTTTTTAACTGTTATTAAAATTGGCATCGTAAATTCAAGTATGCTCACTACATTTACAGGTTTTTGGCTTTCCCTCAAGTTTAATGAAAAACCTTTTACTGAGCATCTAGACCTTGCTTTCTTCACCCTAGTAGGTTCAGCGTTTATTATTGCGGGATCTTGTAGCTTAAATAATTATATTGATCGAGATATTGATCCTCTTATGAAAAGTAAACAAAAAAGACCAACTGTTACAGGTCGATTTCAACCTTTAACAGTATTACTTATTGGGCTTGGATTGACAGCAACAGGACTTTTTATGCTGTTAGCTGCTCAAGTTATAGCCGCTCTTGTTGGAGTAGTCGGCATTTTTACATACATTTTTTTCTACACCATGTGGTCGAAACGTCGCTATACAACAAATACCATTATTGGTAGTATTTCAGGGGCTGTTCCTCCGTTAATAGGGTGGGGAGCTGTTGATCCTACATTAAGTCTTGAAGCCTGGATTCTCTTTTTAATTTTATTCATTTGGCAGCCTCCCCATTTTTTTGCACTTGCCATTTTGCGAGCTGAAGAGTATAGAGCTGCTAAAGTTCCAATGTTACCTGTTGTTTATGGTAATAGACTAACAAAGCGACAAATGATTGTATGGATAACTTGTTTAATTCCGCTACCCTTTTATCTTTATGAGTTAGGCATAACATTCGTTGTTATTGCATCTATTTTAACAATAGGTTGGCTCTTAATAGGGGTAAGTTTATATTGGAAATTAAAAACTGAAAAATGGGCTAGAATCATGTTTGTTTATTCTGTTAACTATGTCACGTTTCTTTTTATAAGTATGATTTTAGCTAGCTTCTTTACTTAA
- the coxB gene encoding cytochrome c oxidase subunit II: protein MGKWRLLSLLSFVILFLSGCGEPFISTLTPAGEVADAQYELMLLSTAIMVLVVVVVTVIFIYVIIRFRRKGRESYLPRQVEGNHKLEILWTVIPILLLVILAVPTVSYTFKLADTREMKSSKNPEDAVVVNVRANLYWWEFEYKNQKIITSQDLVVPTDEKVYFNLQASDVKHSFWIPAVGGKLDTNTDGTNKFYLEFDSKRSKEAGNVFYGKCAELCGPSHALMDFKVKAVDRESFDQWAKDLANTKPEVTTAEASAGEEVFKQNCLSCHAVDAGDKRPAEARTAPNLAGFADREKIAGVLDHNEENLKKWIENPESVKPGNKMTGTYKELTPEQVDELTQYLQTLKLKE, encoded by the coding sequence ATGGGAAAATGGCGCCTATTATCTTTGCTCAGTTTTGTTATCCTGTTTCTTTCTGGCTGTGGTGAGCCCTTTATATCAACGCTTACTCCAGCTGGTGAAGTAGCAGACGCACAGTATGAACTTATGCTTTTAAGCACTGCCATTATGGTTCTAGTTGTTGTAGTTGTGACAGTTATTTTCATCTACGTTATTATTCGTTTTCGACGAAAAGGAAGAGAAAGCTATCTTCCAAGACAGGTAGAAGGAAATCATAAGCTAGAAATTTTGTGGACCGTTATTCCAATTTTACTGCTTGTTATTCTTGCTGTACCAACTGTTTCATACACGTTCAAATTAGCAGACACAAGGGAAATGAAGAGCTCGAAAAATCCAGAAGATGCGGTAGTTGTAAACGTAAGAGCTAATTTATATTGGTGGGAATTTGAGTATAAGAATCAGAAGATTATTACTTCTCAAGACCTTGTTGTGCCAACAGACGAAAAAGTTTATTTTAATTTGCAAGCTTCAGATGTAAAGCACTCTTTTTGGATTCCAGCTGTAGGAGGCAAGCTTGATACAAATACAGATGGAACAAACAAGTTTTATTTAGAGTTCGACAGTAAGAGATCTAAAGAAGCAGGAAACGTATTTTATGGGAAATGTGCTGAACTTTGTGGACCTTCACATGCATTAATGGATTTTAAAGTAAAAGCGGTTGATAGAGAAAGTTTTGATCAATGGGCTAAAGATCTAGCGAATACAAAACCTGAAGTAACAACAGCAGAAGCGAGCGCTGGAGAAGAAGTATTTAAGCAAAACTGTCTAAGCTGTCACGCCGTTGATGCAGGAGATAAACGCCCTGCTGAAGCAAGAACAGCTCCAAATCTGGCGGGCTTTGCAGATCGAGAAAAGATTGCTGGTGTTTTAGATCACAATGAAGAAAATCTGAAAAAATGGATTGAAAATCCAGAATCAGTTAAGCCAGGAAATAAAATGACAGGAACATATAAAGAATTAACTCCAGAACAAGTTGATGAATTAACACAATACTTACAAACATTGAAGCTTAAAGAATAG
- the ctaD gene encoding cytochrome c oxidase subunit I: protein MSTLANTKPKSVLWDYLTTVDHKKIAILYLIAGGFFFIVGGIEAMLIRIQLAIPENTFVGADTYNELMTMHGTTMIFLAAMPLIFALMNAVVPLQIGARDVAFPFLNALGFWLFLMGGIFLNLGWFLGGAPDAGWTSYASLSLHSPGHGIDFYTLGLQISGAGTLIGGINFLVTIINMRAPGMTYMRMPLFTWTVFVASALILFAFPPLTVGIFLMIFDRLFGANFFDPTLGGNTIIWEHLFWIFGHPEVYILILPAFGVFSEVFATFSRKRLFGYTSMVFAIVLIGFLGFMVWVHHMFTTGLGPIANAIFAVATMAIAVPTGIKIFNWLLTMWGGSISFTTPMLYAVSFIPSFVLGGVTGIMLAAAPADYQYHDTYFVVAHFHYVIVGGVVLGLLAGVTYWWPKMFGKILDEKLGKITFWLFSIGFHLTFFIQHFVGLMGMPRRVWTFLDGQGWNTANLISSIGAVFMAVAVLVLVINIIKTSISKQQVDGDAWGDGRTLEWAIPSPPPEYNFKQTPLVRGLDPLWIEKMEGRKEILPAEPVGDIHMPNGSILPLLMSLGLFIAAIGFLYRNDYAWGDPIGAGGLFITFASMFLRSWIDDHGYHIHKEELLDEDEKEVK from the coding sequence GTGAGTACATTAGCGAATACAAAACCTAAGTCTGTTTTATGGGATTACTTAACAACGGTTGACCATAAAAAAATTGCCATTCTTTATTTAATTGCAGGCGGTTTTTTCTTTATTGTTGGTGGCATTGAAGCAATGCTTATTCGTATTCAGCTTGCTATTCCTGAGAATACGTTTGTTGGAGCTGATACGTACAATGAGCTGATGACAATGCATGGCACCACAATGATCTTTCTAGCTGCCATGCCACTTATATTTGCCCTTATGAATGCTGTTGTTCCTTTGCAAATTGGAGCGAGAGATGTTGCTTTTCCATTTTTAAATGCGCTTGGATTTTGGTTGTTTTTAATGGGTGGAATCTTTCTTAATCTTGGCTGGTTTTTAGGTGGAGCTCCTGATGCAGGATGGACGTCTTATGCATCTTTATCCTTACACTCCCCTGGCCATGGTATTGATTTTTATACGCTTGGTTTACAGATTTCTGGGGCAGGAACGCTCATTGGCGGGATTAACTTCTTAGTTACAATCATTAATATGCGTGCTCCTGGCATGACATATATGAGGATGCCTCTTTTTACATGGACCGTTTTTGTTGCTTCGGCCCTCATTTTATTTGCTTTTCCACCGCTTACTGTCGGCATTTTTCTTATGATTTTTGATCGCCTTTTTGGTGCTAATTTCTTTGATCCGACCCTTGGTGGAAATACAATTATTTGGGAGCACCTTTTCTGGATATTTGGTCACCCTGAAGTGTATATTCTTATACTTCCTGCATTTGGTGTTTTTTCAGAAGTGTTTGCAACGTTTTCAAGAAAACGTCTTTTTGGATATACCTCAATGGTATTTGCCATTGTGCTTATTGGATTTTTAGGATTTATGGTATGGGTTCACCATATGTTCACAACAGGACTTGGTCCAATTGCAAACGCAATCTTTGCTGTTGCAACAATGGCGATTGCTGTGCCAACCGGAATTAAAATCTTCAACTGGCTTTTGACGATGTGGGGCGGAAGTATTTCATTTACAACGCCAATGCTTTACGCTGTTTCATTTATTCCTTCGTTCGTTTTAGGAGGCGTAACAGGAATCATGCTTGCAGCTGCTCCTGCTGACTACCAATATCACGATACATACTTCGTTGTTGCTCACTTCCATTACGTGATTGTTGGTGGTGTTGTGCTTGGTCTTCTAGCTGGTGTTACCTACTGGTGGCCGAAAATGTTTGGGAAAATACTTGACGAGAAACTTGGAAAAATTACATTCTGGTTATTTTCAATTGGTTTTCACCTTACGTTCTTTATTCAGCATTTTGTTGGATTAATGGGAATGCCACGCCGAGTATGGACATTTTTAGATGGTCAAGGGTGGAATACAGCAAACTTAATCAGCTCAATTGGTGCTGTGTTTATGGCTGTTGCTGTGCTTGTTTTAGTGATTAATATCATTAAAACGAGCATAAGCAAACAACAAGTAGATGGCGATGCATGGGGAGACGGCCGAACGCTTGAATGGGCTATTCCATCTCCACCGCCTGAATATAATTTTAAGCAAACACCTCTTGTTCGTGGTCTTGATCCATTGTGGATTGAGAAAATGGAAGGAAGAAAGGAAATCCTTCCAGCTGAGCCAGTCGGAGATATTCATATGCCAAATGGCTCTATCTTACCGCTTTTAATGTCCCTTGGATTGTTTATTGCGGCAATTGGATTTCTTTATCGTAATGACTATGCTTGGGGAGATCCGATTGGAGCAGGAGGGTTATTTATTACATTCGCTTCTATGTTTTTAAGATCTTGGATTGATGATCATGGCTATCACATTCATAAAGAAGAGCTTCTAGATGAAGATGAAAAGGAGGTTAAATAA
- a CDS encoding cytochrome (ubi)quinol oxidase subunit III: protein MSAEEKLTRENFPESPEKATLEGKNKFLGFWLFLGGETVLFASLFATYLALKDSNAGGATSQDLFELPIVFIATMLLLTSSLTSVYAIYHMKNFQYRKMQVWFIITILLGAGFLALEIYEFNHYVHEFEFTFKSSAFGSAFYTLVGFHGGHVAVGLSWFITLLIRNGRRGLSLYNAPKFYVASLYWHFIDVVWVFIFTVVYLMGMVG, encoded by the coding sequence TTGAGCGCAGAGGAAAAGTTAACAAGAGAAAATTTCCCTGAATCTCCTGAAAAAGCAACGCTAGAAGGTAAGAACAAGTTTTTAGGATTTTGGCTCTTTCTTGGCGGAGAGACCGTTTTGTTTGCTTCTTTATTTGCGACATACTTGGCTCTAAAGGATTCCAATGCTGGAGGAGCAACATCTCAAGATTTATTTGAGCTTCCAATTGTATTTATTGCCACAATGTTGTTATTAACAAGCAGTTTAACAAGCGTATACGCGATTTATCATATGAAAAACTTCCAATATCGTAAAATGCAGGTTTGGTTTATTATTACAATTTTACTTGGAGCGGGATTTTTGGCACTTGAAATTTATGAATTCAATCACTATGTACATGAGTTTGAGTTTACATTTAAAAGCAGCGCATTTGGATCTGCTTTTTATACGCTTGTTGGCTTTCATGGAGGGCACGTTGCGGTTGGGTTAAGCTGGTTTATTACCCTTTTAATTCGCAATGGAAGAAGAGGGTTAAGCTTATACAATGCGCCTAAATTCTATGTCGCAAGTCTTTATTGGCATTTTATCGATGTTGTCTGGGTCTTTATTTTCACAGTCGTATATTTAATGGGAATGGTGGGATAA
- the ctaF gene encoding cytochrome c oxidase subunit IVB, whose translation MTTEEKNVRGDWEYRLKKNRDEMKMQVVSFSLMLFLTLVAFFAVSYDKYSAWFIVPFILLLGVVQVVFQLYYFMHMSHRGHGTAAFFLYSGVLVAFLTVLTFLTIVWI comes from the coding sequence ATGACGACAGAAGAAAAAAATGTAAGAGGGGATTGGGAATATCGCCTTAAGAAAAACAGGGATGAGATGAAAATGCAAGTTGTCTCTTTTTCCCTTATGCTTTTTTTAACATTAGTAGCTTTTTTTGCGGTCTCCTATGATAAATACTCCGCTTGGTTTATCGTACCGTTTATTTTATTGCTTGGTGTTGTGCAAGTGGTCTTTCAACTTTACTATTTTATGCATATGAGTCATAGAGGTCATGGAACAGCAGCATTCTTTTTGTACTCAGGTGTTTTGGTTGCTTTCTTAACAGTACTGACATTTTTAACGATTGTTTGGATTTGA